One genomic region from Granulimonas faecalis encodes:
- a CDS encoding valine--tRNA ligase: MTDMPKTYDPQTTEPQLVERWIDAGCYQRSKGTGDCTVVIPPPNVTGVLHMGHALDDTIQDAFIRYNRMAGRSTRWIVGLDHAGISTQTKVDKRLKEQGVSRLELGREKFVDACWDWTREYGGTIVKQIKRMGCSADFADEQFTMSPQFSHAVRKVFCDWYHAGLIYRGERIVNWCPNCCTAISDDEAEYKDEHGRLWYLRYPLKEPVDGKDHIVVATTRPETMLGDTGVAVSQDDPEASRFVGATVVLPIVGREIPIFADWHVDAGFGTGFVKVTPAHDPNDFAMGEAHDLEKINVFDEHAHVVDGYGEFSGMDRDEARAAVVAWFEENGLLDHVEDHDHSVMHCYRCDTALEPWLSEQWFVAVDRLKGPATEAVTSGDVTFHPKRWEQTYLTWMENLKDWCISRQLWWGHRIPVFTCEDCGWEDASMDDVEVCPECGGRHVHQDPDVLDTWFSSQLFPFATQGWPEHPEEMAGHYPTKALVTARDIIALWVARMIMSSLYFCDRIPFEDVVIYATILAKDGSRMSKSKGNGVDPMDLMAKYGADAMRHNLLTLVTNNQDVRFDATFDKKTGAFESSPRTEQARAFVTKIWNACRFALMNMEGFEPGAPVAATPEDAWMLSRLAKQVADTTACLEEYRFGDYARGLQGFFWNEVCDWYIELCKGRLQSEDPEVRVGAQRNLVFVLDTSLRLLHPVMPFVTEKVWESMPASALDLAEAAKTGCDSSHDGRFLMLSAWPEPAAYGAYVNDEAEADFEIARALVSGVRSLRARYRLSPRAEVDVVVKAAPADAARLEAQRDFLVEVGRLSSLVVGEHAEKPANSVSFVAPGFEAYVVLEGLVDLGEEAKRLEKEVKKVTGELAGIERTLGNPGFLAKAAPEVVEAKRARKEELEVTLSRLSSQLEDLSE, encoded by the coding sequence GTGACCGACATGCCCAAGACCTACGATCCCCAGACGACCGAGCCGCAGCTCGTCGAGCGCTGGATCGACGCCGGCTGCTACCAGCGCTCCAAGGGCACGGGCGACTGCACCGTCGTCATCCCGCCCCCCAACGTCACCGGCGTGCTCCACATGGGCCACGCCCTCGACGACACCATCCAGGACGCCTTCATCCGCTACAACCGCATGGCCGGCCGCTCCACCCGCTGGATCGTGGGCCTCGACCACGCCGGCATCTCCACCCAGACCAAGGTGGACAAGCGCCTGAAGGAGCAGGGCGTCTCCCGCCTGGAGCTGGGGCGGGAGAAGTTCGTGGACGCCTGCTGGGACTGGACCCGCGAGTACGGCGGCACCATCGTCAAGCAGATCAAGCGCATGGGCTGCTCCGCGGACTTCGCCGACGAGCAGTTCACCATGAGCCCGCAGTTCTCCCACGCCGTGCGCAAGGTCTTCTGCGACTGGTACCACGCCGGCCTCATCTACCGCGGCGAGCGCATCGTCAACTGGTGCCCCAACTGCTGCACCGCCATCTCCGACGACGAGGCCGAGTACAAGGACGAGCACGGCCGCCTCTGGTACCTGCGCTACCCGCTCAAGGAGCCCGTGGACGGCAAGGACCACATCGTCGTCGCCACCACGCGCCCCGAGACCATGCTCGGCGACACCGGTGTGGCCGTCTCCCAGGACGACCCCGAGGCCTCAAGGTTCGTGGGCGCCACGGTGGTCCTGCCCATCGTGGGCCGCGAGATCCCCATCTTCGCCGACTGGCACGTGGACGCGGGTTTCGGCACCGGCTTCGTCAAGGTGACCCCGGCCCACGACCCCAACGACTTCGCCATGGGCGAGGCCCACGACCTCGAGAAGATCAATGTCTTCGACGAGCACGCCCACGTGGTGGACGGCTACGGCGAGTTCTCCGGCATGGACCGCGACGAGGCCCGCGCCGCCGTGGTGGCCTGGTTCGAGGAGAACGGCCTGCTCGACCACGTCGAGGACCACGACCACTCCGTCATGCACTGCTACCGCTGCGACACCGCGCTCGAGCCCTGGCTCTCCGAGCAGTGGTTCGTGGCCGTGGACAGGCTCAAGGGCCCGGCCACCGAGGCCGTCACCTCGGGCGACGTCACCTTCCATCCCAAGCGCTGGGAGCAGACCTACCTCACCTGGATGGAGAACCTCAAGGACTGGTGCATCTCGCGCCAGCTCTGGTGGGGCCACCGCATCCCCGTCTTCACCTGCGAGGACTGCGGCTGGGAGGACGCCTCCATGGACGACGTGGAGGTGTGCCCCGAGTGCGGCGGCCGCCACGTCCACCAGGACCCCGACGTGCTGGACACCTGGTTCTCCTCGCAGCTCTTCCCCTTCGCCACCCAGGGCTGGCCGGAGCACCCCGAGGAGATGGCCGGCCACTATCCCACCAAGGCCCTGGTCACGGCTCGCGACATCATCGCGCTCTGGGTGGCCCGCATGATCATGAGCTCGCTGTACTTCTGCGACCGGATTCCCTTCGAGGACGTGGTCATCTACGCCACCATCCTCGCCAAGGACGGCAGCCGCATGTCAAAGTCCAAGGGCAACGGCGTCGACCCCATGGACCTCATGGCCAAGTACGGTGCCGACGCCATGCGCCACAACCTGCTCACCTTGGTGACCAACAACCAGGACGTGCGTTTTGACGCCACCTTCGACAAGAAGACCGGGGCCTTCGAGTCGAGTCCCCGCACCGAGCAGGCCCGCGCCTTCGTCACCAAGATCTGGAACGCCTGCCGCTTCGCCCTCATGAACATGGAGGGCTTCGAGCCCGGCGCCCCGGTGGCCGCCACGCCCGAGGACGCCTGGATGCTCTCGCGCCTGGCCAAGCAGGTGGCGGACACCACGGCGTGCCTCGAGGAGTACCGCTTCGGCGACTACGCCCGCGGCCTGCAGGGCTTCTTCTGGAACGAGGTGTGCGACTGGTACATCGAACTCTGCAAGGGCCGCCTGCAGTCCGAGGACCCCGAGGTCCGCGTGGGTGCCCAACGCAACCTCGTCTTTGTGCTCGACACCTCGCTGCGCCTGCTGCACCCGGTCATGCCCTTCGTGACCGAGAAGGTCTGGGAGTCCATGCCCGCCTCCGCCCTCGACCTCGCCGAGGCGGCCAAGACCGGCTGCGACTCGTCCCACGACGGCCGCTTCCTCATGCTCTCGGCCTGGCCCGAGCCCGCGGCCTACGGGGCCTACGTCAACGACGAGGCCGAGGCCGATTTCGAGATCGCCCGCGCCCTCGTCTCCGGTGTGCGCTCGTTGCGCGCCCGCTATCGCCTGAGCCCTCGCGCCGAGGTCGACGTGGTGGTCAAGGCCGCCCCGGCCGACGCCGCCCGCCTCGAGGCCCAGCGCGACTTCCTCGTGGAGGTGGGCCGCCTCTCGTCGCTGGTGGTGGGCGAGCACGCCGAGAAGCCCGCCAACTCCGTCTCGTTCGTGGCCCCGGGCTTCGAGGCCTACGTGGTGCTCGAGGGCCTCGTGGATCTCGGCGAGGAGGCCAAGCGCCTGGAGAAGGAGGTCAAGAAGGTGACCGGCGAGCTCGCCGGCATCGAGCGCACCCTCGGCAACCCCGGGTTCCTCGCCAAGGCGGCCCCGGAGGTCGTGGAGGCCAAGCGGGCCCGCAAGGAGGAGCTCGAGGTCACGCTCTCCCGCCTGAGCTCCCAGCTGGAGGACCTCTCGGAGTAG
- a CDS encoding DUF2252 domain-containing protein — MAQSRSTQPDRPSPFAGSSEPSIPDATLRRFSGFVEARDTGRSLRKRCPRSSLARWEVVPDRTSALDLILSQERGRLQALIPERHRRMAASPFAYFRATALPMAADLSTTPSTGLIVEACGDAHIGNFGGYRSPESALVFDLNDFDEVARGPWEWDVKRMVSSVAVCARSRGFGAATAHDAALACAAAYREAMAYFAHQGALSIWHTHVDVQGLLDALSADASKKERRQVAKGLAAAFAKDNSRAFRKLVEGEGADRRIVFDPPAIVPLDRFLPAGDVERFPRSLAELFSAYRSSLAPENRGLIDRYAYVGAALKVVGVGSVGMRNWVVALSGRQVDDPLVLQFKEAGESCLSRYTGLAPRYRGGERVVRGQRLMQATGDVLLGWADVPVPGAPGRSFYVRQLWDWKATVDLDAIDADTLALYGELCAWTLARAHARSGDRGAIAGYLGTSDAADRALCAFAEAYAEQNECDYRVFMDHVAGAAGTGKGEAS; from the coding sequence ATGGCACAGTCCCGCAGCACGCAGCCCGACCGGCCGTCGCCTTTCGCCGGCTCCTCGGAGCCGTCCATCCCCGACGCCACCCTCCGGCGCTTCTCCGGGTTCGTCGAGGCCCGCGACACCGGCCGCTCGCTGCGCAAGCGCTGCCCGAGGAGCTCTCTCGCCCGCTGGGAGGTCGTGCCCGACCGCACGTCGGCCCTGGACCTCATCCTCTCCCAGGAGCGCGGCCGCCTGCAGGCCCTCATCCCCGAGCGCCACCGCCGCATGGCCGCCTCGCCCTTCGCCTACTTCCGCGCCACGGCGCTGCCCATGGCCGCGGACCTCTCCACGACGCCGTCCACGGGCCTCATCGTCGAGGCCTGCGGCGACGCCCACATCGGCAACTTCGGCGGTTACCGCTCGCCGGAGTCCGCGTTGGTCTTCGACCTCAACGACTTCGACGAGGTGGCCCGCGGCCCCTGGGAGTGGGACGTCAAGCGCATGGTCTCGAGCGTGGCCGTCTGCGCCCGCAGCCGCGGGTTCGGGGCGGCCACCGCCCACGACGCCGCGCTCGCCTGCGCCGCGGCCTACCGCGAGGCCATGGCATACTTCGCCCACCAAGGCGCGCTTTCCATCTGGCACACCCACGTGGACGTCCAGGGGCTCCTCGACGCCCTCTCCGCCGACGCCTCCAAGAAGGAGCGCCGCCAGGTGGCCAAGGGCCTCGCCGCGGCCTTTGCCAAGGACAACTCCCGTGCCTTCAGAAAGCTCGTGGAAGGGGAGGGCGCCGACCGGCGCATCGTGTTCGACCCGCCCGCCATCGTGCCGCTGGACCGGTTCCTTCCCGCGGGCGACGTAGAGCGGTTTCCGCGCTCCCTCGCCGAGCTCTTCTCCGCCTACCGCTCATCCCTCGCCCCGGAGAACCGCGGGCTCATCGACCGCTACGCCTACGTGGGCGCCGCCCTCAAGGTCGTGGGCGTGGGCAGCGTGGGTATGCGCAACTGGGTGGTGGCCCTCTCCGGCCGCCAGGTGGACGACCCGCTCGTGCTGCAGTTCAAGGAGGCCGGGGAGTCGTGCCTCTCGCGCTACACGGGCCTCGCGCCGCGCTACCGGGGCGGCGAGCGCGTGGTGCGCGGCCAGCGCCTCATGCAGGCCACCGGCGACGTGCTCCTCGGCTGGGCCGACGTCCCCGTCCCCGGCGCCCCGGGCCGCTCCTTCTACGTGCGCCAGCTCTGGGACTGGAAGGCCACGGTGGACCTGGACGCCATAGACGCCGACACCCTCGCGCTCTACGGAGAGCTCTGCGCCTGGACCCTCGCCCGCGCCCACGCGCGCTCCGGCGACCGCGGGGCCATCGCCGGGTACCTCGGCACCTCGGACGCGGCCGACCGCGCGCTCTGCGCCTTTGCCGAGGCCTACGCCGAGCAGAACGAGTGCGACTACCGCGTCTTCATGGACCACGTCGCCGGCGCGGCCGGCACGGGGAAGGGGGAGGCCTCATGA
- a CDS encoding aspartate-semialdehyde dehydrogenase: protein MRAVPEPKNVAILGATGAVGAQMLQCLEERDFPVGELRLLASKRSAGTDMCWNGRLLRVTEATPESFEGVDIVLGAATNPVAEALLPHAVAAGAVCVDNSSAFRLDPEVPLVVPEINPEDVAWNHGIVANPNCATIIGLVCVAPLSRVAGARRIVCSTYQAASGAGLPGIEELEAENQAIVEGTPMPEPRAFAYQLAYNLIPQIGGFDGIGYTSEEMKMQNEGCKIMHDPDLRVNCTCVRVPIARSHSESITVEFERPITPDEARDVLRQAPGVRVVDDPAGQLYPMPLATSDQDLVYVGRIREDVSAPEGVNSLTFWCCGDQIRKGAATNAVQIAELLL from the coding sequence GTGAGGGCGGTGCCCGAACCCAAGAACGTCGCCATCCTCGGCGCCACCGGCGCCGTTGGGGCCCAGATGCTGCAGTGCCTCGAGGAGCGGGACTTCCCCGTGGGCGAGCTGAGACTCCTTGCGAGCAAGCGCTCCGCCGGCACGGACATGTGCTGGAACGGCCGTCTCCTGCGCGTGACCGAGGCCACCCCCGAGAGCTTCGAGGGCGTCGACATCGTGCTGGGCGCCGCCACCAACCCCGTGGCGGAGGCCCTGCTGCCCCACGCGGTCGCCGCCGGCGCCGTGTGCGTGGACAACTCCAGCGCGTTCCGGCTCGACCCCGAGGTACCCCTCGTGGTGCCCGAGATCAACCCCGAGGACGTGGCCTGGAACCACGGCATCGTGGCCAATCCCAACTGCGCCACCATCATCGGCCTCGTGTGCGTGGCGCCGCTGTCGCGCGTGGCGGGCGCCAGGCGCATCGTCTGCAGCACCTACCAGGCCGCCAGCGGCGCCGGACTCCCCGGCATCGAGGAGCTGGAGGCCGAGAACCAGGCCATCGTGGAGGGCACCCCCATGCCGGAGCCCCGCGCCTTCGCCTACCAGCTGGCCTACAACCTCATCCCGCAGATCGGCGGCTTCGACGGCATCGGCTACACCTCCGAGGAGATGAAGATGCAGAACGAGGGCTGCAAGATCATGCACGACCCCGACCTGCGCGTGAACTGCACCTGCGTGCGCGTGCCCATCGCCCGCAGCCACAGCGAGTCCATCACCGTGGAGTTCGAGCGCCCCATCACGCCCGACGAGGCCCGAGATGTGCTGCGCCAGGCCCCAGGCGTGCGCGTGGTGGACGACCCGGCAGGGCAGCTCTACCCCATGCCGCTCGCCACGAGCGACCAGGACCTGGTGTACGTGGGCCGCATCCGCGAGGACGTCTCGGCGCCGGAGGGTGTGAACTCGCTCACGTTCTGGTGCTGCGGCGACCAGATCCGGAAAGGCGCCGCCACCAACGCTGTGCAGATAGCAGAATTGCTGCTCTAG
- a CDS encoding aspartate kinase has product MIKITKFGGSSVASPEQFAKVKRIIDADPARRFVVVSAAGKRFAGDNKVTDLLYLVNAHRDYHVDCSDLLDDIEGRFLAIKEGLGLTWPVAEKFRDFREGLADDSPEYVVSRGEWFTAHLMAEYLGLPFVDAADAIVFHHDGTLDLERTADRVRELVVRRGSFVMPGFYGATCDGEIKLLDRGGGDITGSILANALSADLYENWTDVSGFLTADPRVVDRPRTIERITFDEMRELSYMGANVLHEEAIFPVREANIPIAILNTNDPEAQGTIIRERVETSPDDPVITGIAGKRDFITVYIAKTHMSDAVGFMRRALSVFERYGVSVEHIPTGIDSFSVVVNGADVKDSIYSIVADLQKELQPDQVKVVDKLALVSVVGRNMSSRPGSSGRLLGVLGNAGINVRMITQSSQEINIIIGVNNEDFERTVAVVYEAFVVNEGK; this is encoded by the coding sequence ATGATCAAGATCACCAAGTTCGGCGGCTCGTCGGTCGCCAGCCCCGAGCAGTTCGCCAAGGTCAAGCGCATCATCGACGCCGACCCGGCCCGCCGCTTCGTCGTGGTGAGCGCGGCCGGCAAGCGCTTTGCCGGCGACAACAAGGTCACCGACCTCCTCTACCTCGTGAACGCCCACCGCGACTACCACGTGGACTGCTCGGACCTCCTCGACGACATCGAGGGGCGCTTCCTCGCCATCAAGGAGGGGCTGGGCCTCACCTGGCCCGTGGCCGAGAAGTTCCGCGACTTCCGCGAGGGCCTGGCCGACGACTCCCCGGAGTACGTGGTGAGTCGCGGCGAGTGGTTCACCGCGCACCTTATGGCCGAGTACCTGGGCCTGCCGTTCGTGGACGCCGCCGACGCCATCGTCTTCCACCACGACGGCACCCTCGACCTCGAGCGCACGGCCGATCGCGTGCGCGAGCTCGTGGTGCGCCGCGGGAGCTTCGTCATGCCCGGCTTCTACGGCGCCACCTGCGACGGCGAGATCAAGCTGCTGGACCGCGGCGGCGGCGATATCACGGGCTCCATCCTGGCCAACGCCCTCTCGGCCGACCTCTACGAGAACTGGACCGACGTCTCGGGCTTCCTCACGGCCGACCCGCGCGTGGTGGACCGCCCCCGCACCATCGAGCGCATCACCTTCGACGAGATGCGCGAGCTCTCCTACATGGGTGCCAACGTGCTCCACGAGGAGGCCATCTTCCCGGTGCGCGAGGCCAACATCCCCATCGCCATCCTCAACACCAACGACCCCGAGGCCCAGGGCACCATCATCCGCGAGCGCGTGGAGACGAGCCCCGACGACCCGGTGATCACGGGTATCGCGGGCAAGCGCGACTTCATCACGGTCTACATCGCTAAGACGCACATGAGCGACGCCGTGGGCTTCATGCGTCGGGCCCTCTCGGTGTTCGAGCGCTACGGTGTGAGCGTGGAGCACATCCCCACGGGCATCGACTCGTTCTCGGTGGTGGTGAACGGAGCCGACGTCAAGGACTCCATCTACTCCATCGTGGCCGACCTCCAGAAGGAGCTTCAGCCCGACCAGGTGAAGGTGGTCGACAAGCTGGCTCTGGTCTCCGTGGTGGGCCGCAACATGAGCTCCCGCCCCGGCTCGTCGGGCAGGCTGCTCGGGGTGCTCGGCAACGCCGGCATCAACGTGCGCATGATCACCCAGAGCTCCCAGGAGATCAACATCATCATCGGAGTGAACAACGAGGACTTCGAGCGCACCGTGGCCGTGGTGTACGAGGCGTTCGTGGTGAACGAAGGGAAGTGA
- a CDS encoding homoserine dehydrogenase yields MRIALLGAGTVGGGVIEIVDSRAPSLEVARILTLPGTYDDPRVTYDFADIVSDDSIECVVEAMGGLEPAHTFIMESLAAGKHVVTANKAVVAAFLPEFCAQAEESGVGFFIEATSGGGIPWIASIEKARRIDRIDRISGILNGTSNYIVDRMAKDGAEFTDVLAQAQALGYAEADPSADIDGIDVANKCIISSTVAFGTLCRRDIPVHGIRNLTKADLDTFAGLGYAVRLMARAARDDDGYAACVEPVLLPLASVEGNVPDNFNIATLVGTTVGPLKFYGQGAGALPTGNAMVQDLVDCAGGERPVYPTGETLSWKPGLLRADYVFRTAAALPADTPGTAVEVAPGYVSVGGLSATEAAALADALLAEDPATLMAAVADVD; encoded by the coding sequence ATGAGAATCGCCCTTCTCGGCGCCGGCACCGTGGGAGGCGGCGTCATCGAGATCGTCGACTCGCGCGCCCCCTCCCTCGAGGTGGCCCGCATCCTCACCCTCCCGGGCACCTACGACGACCCCCGCGTCACCTACGATTTCGCCGACATCGTCTCCGACGACTCCATCGAGTGCGTGGTGGAGGCCATGGGCGGCCTCGAGCCGGCCCACACCTTCATCATGGAGAGCCTCGCCGCCGGCAAGCACGTGGTCACGGCCAACAAGGCCGTGGTGGCCGCGTTCCTACCGGAGTTCTGCGCCCAGGCCGAGGAGTCCGGCGTGGGCTTCTTCATCGAGGCCACCTCGGGCGGCGGCATCCCCTGGATCGCCTCCATCGAGAAGGCGCGCCGCATCGACCGCATCGACCGCATCTCGGGCATCCTCAACGGCACGTCCAACTACATCGTCGACCGCATGGCCAAGGACGGGGCCGAGTTCACCGACGTGCTCGCCCAGGCCCAGGCCCTCGGGTACGCCGAGGCCGACCCGTCGGCGGACATCGACGGCATCGACGTCGCCAACAAGTGCATCATCAGCTCCACCGTGGCGTTCGGCACGCTCTGCCGCCGCGACATCCCGGTCCACGGCATCCGGAACCTCACCAAGGCCGACCTCGACACCTTCGCCGGCCTGGGCTACGCCGTGCGCCTCATGGCCCGCGCGGCCCGCGACGACGACGGCTACGCCGCCTGCGTGGAGCCGGTGCTCCTGCCCCTGGCGTCGGTGGAGGGCAACGTGCCCGACAACTTCAACATCGCAACGCTCGTGGGCACCACCGTGGGCCCGCTCAAGTTCTACGGCCAGGGCGCCGGCGCGCTGCCCACGGGCAACGCCATGGTGCAGGACCTCGTCGACTGCGCCGGCGGCGAGCGGCCCGTCTACCCCACGGGGGAGACCCTGTCCTGGAAGCCCGGCCTGCTCCGCGCCGACTACGTCTTCCGCACCGCGGCCGCGCTCCCCGCCGACACCCCCGGCACCGCCGTGGAGGTCGCGCCCGGCTACGTCTCCGTGGGCGGCCTCTCCGCCACCGAGGCCGCGGCCCTGGCGGACGCCCTCCTCGCCGAGGACCCCGCCACCCTCATGGCCGCCGTGGCCGACGTCGACTAG
- the thrC gene encoding threonine synthase, producing MDSFYHSTRSLLEPVTSKQAILAGIAPDGGLYVSDGVLASPLDLEPLWAGDYPSRARRVLGHLLPDFTEQEVAGCVRRAYGDTFDDPAVTPVTPVGDDWLLELFHGPTSAFKDVALQMLPQLMGQARAGDGRDVMIVCATSGDTGKAALAGFADVEGCGVCVFYPDGKVSDVQHLQMATQAGGNVAVYAVRGNFDDAQGEVKRIFADRDLAVRLAGEGVFLSSANSINVGRLVPQVVYYLDAYAQLLERGAVAMGDEVDFYVPTGNFGDVLAGYYAKRLGLPVGRLHVCSNANDVLCDFLATGTYDRRRPFHKTISPSMDILVSSNLERLLYFASDGDCELVASLMADLAEKGAYTVPAPVMDAIRSTFSGGRATDDECRGTIRRTWERDGVLLDPHTAVAKTVLDAQEPQGRARVVLATASPYKFPAEVLAALGEDVAGLDGFAAMDRLAALTGTEPPAPLSALRDRAVRFTEVVDRDAMGAAVERAAGAVFPAGA from the coding sequence ATGGATTCGTTCTACCACAGCACCCGTTCTCTGCTCGAACCCGTAACAAGCAAGCAAGCAATACTGGCGGGCATCGCACCGGACGGCGGGCTCTACGTGAGCGACGGGGTGCTCGCCTCCCCCCTCGACCTCGAGCCGCTCTGGGCCGGCGACTACCCCTCCCGCGCCCGGCGCGTCCTCGGCCACCTGCTGCCGGACTTCACCGAGCAGGAGGTGGCGGGCTGCGTGCGCCGCGCCTACGGCGACACCTTCGACGACCCGGCCGTGACGCCCGTGACCCCGGTGGGCGACGACTGGCTGCTGGAGCTCTTCCACGGCCCCACGAGCGCCTTCAAGGACGTGGCGCTGCAGATGCTGCCCCAGCTCATGGGCCAGGCCCGCGCCGGCGACGGCCGCGACGTCATGATCGTGTGCGCCACCTCCGGCGACACCGGCAAGGCGGCGCTGGCGGGCTTCGCCGACGTGGAGGGCTGCGGCGTCTGCGTGTTCTACCCCGACGGCAAGGTGAGCGACGTCCAGCACCTGCAGATGGCCACCCAGGCCGGCGGCAACGTGGCCGTGTACGCCGTGCGCGGCAACTTCGACGACGCCCAGGGCGAGGTCAAGCGCATCTTCGCGGACCGCGACCTGGCCGTGCGCCTGGCCGGGGAGGGCGTGTTCCTCTCCAGCGCCAACTCCATCAACGTGGGGCGCCTCGTGCCGCAGGTGGTCTACTACCTGGACGCCTACGCCCAGCTGCTGGAGCGCGGCGCCGTGGCCATGGGCGACGAGGTGGACTTCTACGTGCCCACCGGAAACTTCGGCGACGTCCTCGCCGGCTACTACGCCAAGCGCCTGGGCCTGCCTGTGGGGCGCCTCCACGTGTGCTCCAACGCCAACGACGTGCTCTGCGACTTCCTGGCCACCGGCACCTACGACCGCCGGCGCCCGTTCCACAAGACCATCTCGCCGTCCATGGACATCCTCGTGTCGTCCAACCTGGAGCGGCTGCTCTACTTCGCCTCCGACGGCGACTGCGAGCTCGTGGCCTCCCTCATGGCCGACCTCGCCGAGAAGGGCGCCTACACCGTGCCCGCCCCCGTCATGGACGCTATCCGCTCCACCTTCTCGGGCGGCCGCGCCACCGACGACGAGTGCCGCGGGACCATCCGGCGCACCTGGGAGCGAGACGGAGTGCTGCTCGACCCCCACACGGCCGTGGCCAAGACCGTGCTCGACGCCCAGGAGCCCCAAGGCCGCGCGCGCGTGGTGCTCGCCACGGCCAGCCCCTACAAGTTCCCGGCCGAGGTGCTCGCCGCCCTGGGCGAGGACGTTGCGGGGCTCGACGGCTTCGCCGCCATGGACCGTCTGGCCGCGCTCACCGGCACCGAGCCGCCGGCGCCCCTCTCGGCCCTCCGGGACCGCGCCGTGCGCTTCACCGAGGTCGTGGACCGCGACGCCATGGGCGCCGCCGTGGAGCGCGCTGCCGGGGCCGTCTTCCCCGCGGGGGCGTGA
- the thrB gene encoding homoserine kinase: MSRDRVSVWVPATSANLGVGFDCLGLALTLGNRFTFERAEESSFSGCEPRFANPGNLAYTTYLEASRALGVKPSPVALSCETGIPLSGGLGSSSTCIVAGIAAAHAFAGVEVDRRRLVELASEREGHPDNVAPAVLGGLTSSFTTGDGEVVCMEAPVSDAWRFVAVCPPYEVRTEDARRVMPPSVPLATAVWQMGRVAATCHALETGDGELLAKACDDRLHEPYRRPLIAHYDRCRAACLGAGASAFWISGSGSTMMAACLGDARAAAVGAAAQRVDPGLRTFALSCCTDGTSIR, translated from the coding sequence GTGTCGCGCGACCGGGTCTCCGTCTGGGTTCCGGCCACGTCGGCCAACCTGGGCGTGGGCTTCGACTGCCTGGGGCTGGCCCTCACGTTGGGCAACCGCTTCACGTTCGAGCGGGCGGAGGAGAGCTCCTTCTCCGGCTGCGAGCCGCGGTTCGCCAACCCGGGCAACCTGGCCTACACGACCTACCTCGAAGCCTCGCGGGCCCTCGGCGTCAAGCCATCGCCCGTTGCCCTCTCCTGCGAGACGGGCATCCCGCTCTCCGGCGGCCTGGGCTCCAGCTCCACGTGCATCGTGGCCGGCATCGCCGCGGCCCACGCCTTCGCCGGCGTGGAGGTGGACCGCCGGCGCCTCGTGGAACTGGCGAGCGAGCGGGAGGGCCACCCCGACAACGTGGCCCCCGCCGTGCTCGGCGGTCTCACGAGCTCCTTCACGACGGGGGACGGCGAGGTGGTGTGCATGGAGGCCCCCGTGAGCGACGCCTGGCGGTTCGTGGCCGTGTGCCCTCCCTACGAGGTGCGCACCGAGGACGCCCGCCGCGTCATGCCCCCCTCCGTCCCGCTCGCCACGGCCGTGTGGCAGATGGGCCGTGTGGCCGCCACGTGCCACGCCCTCGAGACCGGCGACGGCGAGCTCCTCGCCAAGGCCTGCGACGACCGGCTCCACGAGCCCTACCGCCGCCCCCTCATCGCCCACTACGACCGCTGCCGCGCCGCCTGCCTGGGGGCCGGCGCCTCGGCGTTCTGGATCAGCGGCTCGGGCTCCACCATGATGGCCGCGTGTCTGGGCGACGCCCGCGCCGCCGCCGTGGGGGCCGCGGCCCAAAGGGTCGACCCCGGGCTCAGGACCTTCGCGCTCTCCTGCTGCACAGACGGGACGTCCATCCGCTGA
- a CDS encoding VanZ family protein yields MTASPKDGKTARRTWVWRAVLVCWCLFMWSRSLKAGDASLGDSAFVVGLVRPLFETVGVTDADLMQFVVRKLAHFTEYLVMGLVCRQAFPADPGRRGNRAAYAARALTVVLVPSADECIQLFVPGRSGMVRDVLIDMAGAACGLALSGWTSRLCSRRARRS; encoded by the coding sequence GTGACGGCCTCTCCCAAGGACGGCAAGACGGCGCGCCGGACCTGGGTCTGGCGCGCCGTCCTCGTGTGCTGGTGCCTTTTCATGTGGAGCCGCTCGCTCAAGGCGGGCGACGCTTCGCTCGGCGACAGCGCCTTCGTGGTGGGCCTCGTGCGCCCGCTCTTCGAGACCGTGGGCGTCACCGACGCCGACCTCATGCAGTTCGTCGTGCGCAAGCTCGCCCACTTCACCGAGTACCTCGTCATGGGCCTCGTCTGCCGCCAGGCGTTCCCTGCGGACCCGGGGCGTCGCGGCAACAGGGCGGCCTACGCGGCCCGGGCCCTCACGGTGGTGCTCGTGCCGAGCGCCGACGAGTGCATCCAGCTCTTCGTCCCCGGGCGCTCCGGCATGGTGCGCGACGTCCTCATCGACATGGCGGGTGCCGCCTGCGGCCTCGCCCTCAGCGGATGGACGTCCCGTCTGTGCAGCAGGAGAGCGCGAAGGTCCTGA